The proteins below are encoded in one region of Mya arenaria isolate MELC-2E11 chromosome 15, ASM2691426v1:
- the LOC128220508 gene encoding uncharacterized protein LOC128220508, whose product MDEDLIIESSFDFDGVDTIETMDITDILNVINESISKAEPAASNQTKQPSIDHYLESSSDQSIKLPSDLPQLPCAVESQKPCSDQFDKPPVYQTQLLCSENVQPASDHTQQQILTKQVSSDQTADSASDQPQLDVTSWTKQPSCIQNQEPSVANTQISSRCL is encoded by the exons ATGGATGAAGATTTGATTATTGAGAGTTCATTTGACTTTGATGGTGTAGACACAATTGAAACAATGGATATTACTGATATCTTGAATGTAATAAATGAAAGTATCAGTAAGGCTGAACCTGCAGCCAGTAACCAGACAAAGCAGCCATCTATTGACCATTACCTGGAATCATCCAGTGACCAGTCCATCAAGCTACCCAGTGATCTGCCCCAGCTTCCATGTGCTGTTGAGTCCCAGAAGCCATGCAGTGACCAGTTCGACAAGCCACCAGTTTACCAGACCCAGTTGTTATGCAG TGAGAATGTTCAGCCAGCCAGTGACCATACCCAACAACAGATCTTGACCAAGCAAGTGTCAAGTGATCAGACGGCTGATAGTGCAAGTGACCAGCCCCAGCTGGATGTCACTTCATGGACCAAGCAGCCATCTTGTATTCAGAACCAGGAACCATCAGTTGCCAACACCCAGATTTCAAGCAGGTGCTTATAA
- the LOC128219107 gene encoding uncharacterized protein LOC128219107 yields MMGVVTEEKSKTKKVLTRSETEKQREYWRRKQAESRERRSSQKHRRYKEKDRHYRQDKRNNTESHLKRAQKKLNFPKDPEEFVNTVEYLVHNITPRKRKIMKEKNLLNTPTSRKKLAFFEKSYEVLKNSNKKNNSHLVKQKIIRNLSFLKKYRLSTMLARFLGVSDSYISKQSIAGNKAKQLRRDATSEQNKKVIQDYFQRCDVSTNLPTAKRVKKDNQERRVLDRPLAEVYRQFKEDHVDVKASFSTFVKNKPSNVQSTRKQPWFGCLCESCANVDLKLKALAQVAARSGSTIKVKDKYEAVAITLCEKDEGSAFHKLQCIQRQCLHCGCDGIVRYYQPLAEQNCMATVVYSKWERVKKQYKGKEVTQIMPVSHTGSVTEVVLNLSEELKTFAEHLFVAAWQQKQFLMLQKNVPKSWAILNMDFAENYTCVAQREVQSAHWSHNQVTVHPTVAYYRCQEEGCEDIVTEHLIFVSDDKVHDAAAVQEFVKLANQHLIQKRGVTILKEIQLTDGCSAQYKSKVPFTDISCSQADFGFSIERHFYGSRHGKGPSDGAGAVVKSAVRRAVMGGNVVVNDANEFFEIAKQKLSKEDTDHNEHFKRTIFLVTDINHDRPERSDKCCKTLKGTRKVQAVQAVDKMIINTRNLICFCEFCINGVEQTCVNSNYVHEWKVNDIKKLQKMFPETEVELDLL; encoded by the coding sequence ATGATGGGAGTTGTGACTGAAGAAAAATCCAAAACGAAAAAGGTTTTAACAAGGTCAGAGACTGAAAAACAAAGGGAATACTGGCGAAGGAAACAGGCGGAAAGTCGTGAAAGGCGAAGCAGTCAAAAACATAGAAGATATAAAGAGAAAGATAGGCATTACCGACAAGACAAAAGGAATAATACTGAATCTCATTTGAAAAGGGCACAAAAGAAGTTGAATTTTCCAAAAGACCCTGAGGAATTTGTTAACACGGTGGAGTATCTTGTTCACAACATCACACCAAGAAAGAGAAAAATTATGAAAGAGAAAAATCTATTGAATACCCCTACATCAAGAAAAAAGTTGGCGTTTTTTGAGAAATCATATGAGGTGTTAAAGAACAGTAATAAAAAGAATAACAGTCACTTGGTAAAGCAAAAAATCATTAGAAACctatcatttttgaaaaagtacAGACTAAGTACAATGCTTGCAAGATTTTTAGGCGTAAGTGATTCATATATTAGCAAACAGTCTATAGCTGGAAACAAAGCGAAACAGCTTAGGAGAGATGCTACCAGTGaacaaaataagaaagtaaTTCAAGACTACTTTCAAAGGTGTGATGTATCCACAAATCTTCCCACTGCAAAAAGAGTAAAGAAAGATAACCAGGAACGACGAGTTTTGGATAGACCACTAGCAGAGGTGTACAGACAGTTCAAGGAAGATCATGTGGATGTGAAAGCATCATTTTCAACGTTCGTGAAAAACAAACCAAGCAATGTACAGTCTACAAGAAAGCAGCCATGGTTTGGTTGCTTGTGTGAGAGCTGTGCAAATGTGGACTTGAAGCTAAAGGCTTTGGCACAAGTAGCTGCTAGATCTGGTTCCACTATTAAAGTGAAAGATAAATATGAAGCAGTAGCTATTACATTGTGTGAAAAAGATGAAGGATCGGCGTTTCACAAATTACAGTGCATTCAGCGACAGTGCCTTCACTGTGGTTGTGATGGTATTGTGAGGTATTACCAGCCTTTGGCGGAACAAAACTGTATGGCCACTGTAGTATACTCAAAGTGGGAGCGTGTTAAAAAACAGTACAAGGGTAAAGAAGTTACACAGATCATGCCCGTATCCCATACAGGTAGTGTCACTGAGGTGGTTTTGAACCTTTCAGAAGAGCTGAAGACCTTTGCTGAACATTTGTTTGTTGCTGCATGGCAACAGAAACAGTTCCTTATGCTTCAGAAAAATGTGCCAAAATCCTGGGCAATACTGAACATGGATTTTGCAGAAAACTATACTTGTGTAGCGCAAAGAGAAGTTCAAAGTGCCCATTGGAGCCACAACCAAGTTACAGTCCATCCCACTGTGGCATATTACAGGTGCCAAGAAGAGGGCTGTGAAGATATAGTTACTGAACATCTTATTTTTGTGTCAGATGACAAAGTACATGATGCAGCAGCAGTACAAGAATTCGTTAAATTAGCCAACCAGCATCTCATTCAAAAAAGAGGAGTCACCATATTAAAAGAAATCCAACTTACTGATGGATGTTCAGCTCAATATAAATCAAAGGTACCATTCACTGACATTTCTTGTAGTCAAGCAGATTTTGGATTTTCGATTGAAAGACATTTTTATGGGTCTCGTCACGGAAAGGGTCCATCAGATGGAGCAGGTGCTGTAGTCAAGAGTGCAGTCAGAAGAGCAGTCATGGGTGGGAATGTGGTCGTCAATGATGCCAATGAATTTTTTGAAATTGCAAAGCAAAAGCTCTCAAAAGAAGACACAGATCACAATGAACACTTTAAAAGGACAATTTTTCTTGTGACCGACATCAACCACGATAGACCAGAACGAAGTGATAAGTGCTGTAAAACTTTGAAAGGAACTCGCAAAGTCCAGGCTGTTCAAGCAGTAGACAAGATGATAATTAATACCAGAAATCTAATTTGTTTTTGCGAATTCTGTATCAATGGAGTTGAACAAACATGTGTGAACAGTAACTACGTACACGAATGGAAGGTGAATGACATAAAAAAGCTTCAAAAGATGTTCCCAGAAACAGAGGTAGAGCTAGACCTGCTATAA